A stretch of DNA from Arachis hypogaea cultivar Tifrunner chromosome 19, arahy.Tifrunner.gnm2.J5K5, whole genome shotgun sequence:
gatGTTAAAAAAGAACAAGAGAAGATGAGGACGACGATTTCGACAAAGATCACGAAAGGGGGAAAGGAGATAGGGGTGGCAACATGCACCCTATTCGTGGGTACTCAATCCGACCCCACTCggtcgggtagggttgccaacccgaTCCGCAGCAGGTTGGGTAGGGTGCGGATAGGGTTCTCGTGCGGgcaccctatatatgtatatgttatatacttatataaaaatatgtttcaagtGGATGTTGAAATAAAAACCTCTCACTAAATACAAAAGATCCTTAGCCACtaaaagaagatcattaattaataatttagtatttttttatatgaaaataagttctattttaaattattatcaactTATATAATAATGTTACATCTTTTTTGCAATTTGCGGATAGAGTTGGATATCCGTAAATTAAGAACGGTAGAGTTAAGGTTGAGATATTCTCAATTCGCGAATAGGATAagattgagtttatataaaaatctcgaTCCGCAGGTAGGATTAGGATTAGCTCCAAATCCTACGCTACTCTACCAATTACCACGcttaaaaggagaaaaaaaaaaggattagcaacaatgcatatatatacatatatttaaagaAGCAGAGcgctataatttaattaaatacttaatttaaaaagtcacacaaaaaaaaaaacttaatttaaaaaatatttggccATGTGATTTTATTGATTACCAAATTGAAAGAGCAAATGGAAAAGGGATAAAAAAAGTAACCTTTGTTTTGTCTGTTTGTGAACGTTTTACGGTTTTAgtaccatttttttattttataactctTTCACTCACCACACACTAATCAGAAGAAAAAAACCACCATCACCAGTCACCACATGAACCACATGAGACTACTTTCAGTCCTCAAAACTCAAAAGAAGCCTCAAAGTTGGAATGTAAAGGAGAGAGGAAAATAATAAatgaatttttctttcttttttcaaaaagttaatacatagagaaaaagacaaaaaagacatcacccaaaaaaaattggagaaaacaaaaaaggaaacAGCTTTTTCAGTTTTTCCTCCTCCAACTCCAACACAGCACAACAACGACAACTTCAACACACTCTTGAAACCCAAGTCCTCTATTGTCTATTGACTCtattctgtttttctttttttcttttttaattttttttatcaccccataaaaaataaaaccaaattCCATTCCCAATGTGAAAACAATTCCAAAAGCTTGAGCCTTTGAATCATCCAACACACACCAACACCACAAAGCTGAAACCTTTTCTTCGTTtgctcttattcttattcttattcttattcttcttctctccttctatTCCTACTCTTCGTCACCAACAAAACACATCTCTGACCTGTCTCAATCTGTGTCTTCAAAGTACAAACCTTAGTTAGATCCACTTGGGTCTTTATTGCAGAGGCTTCTTAATGGCCAACTCTTGATTATTCATGGGGTCGATCAAAGATTTCTGTGTCATCCTTGTTCTCGTCAAAGATGGAGCCTTTGCATTCAAATATCCCTTCTTTTGAATCATAGGCTTTGTGGGTCATCATCAACTGTGAACTTTTCTGTGTGGGTGGGTGGAAGCTAGGGATCTTTCATTTCTCATttcttttccttctgtttttattCAATTGCcaccatttttatatttttaagccTCGGAAAATGCAATCAAGTGGGCCTGAATCAACAAGCCCCATCACAAACCGGGTTCAGTCCTTGTCTTCTGCTGAGACAAGAGGGAAGCATAGGGTACATGCAGAAGTGAAGAGGTTGGAACAAGAAGCAAGGTTCTTAGAGGTATCTTCTTGTTTTTTTCTCATCGTCAATCATAATGTTTTGGAGCTTTGTTATTTGGTGGTGGTGTTGCTCAttggttttctttttgtttgttctCTCTCTTGTGTGTCGTTTACTTGTTAACCttgtgcttcttttttttttttctccctaTGGTTTGCTTTTGTTCTTCTGTCTGTTATGGTAAAATGGTATGTGAAAGTTTTGAACTTTTCTTTCATTGTGATGTCAATACTGTTAGAGACAAATTGGTAAACAGTGCCTCTGTTGGTAAATAGGTTAACATTTTAGTAGCTTTTGATTCAGTTTATTGATGGGGTAATGTTCTATCAGCTAGATTTTTGAATTTGATCTATGGAATTTAGTAAAACGCATGCTATGCAGTAAAACTTTTCTTACTATTGCTGGCAATCATAATATTTTTGAAGCCTGACTTTTTTACAAAGTTGTGACAATATCATTTGTGGATTTAATTGTGCTTAGtgaatttaatatgcttttagATGGCAATTTTGTCTTGAGAAAGAGGTATGAGTATGGACATTGAAGCGGAGTCTCCGTCCAGATTCCCAGCACAGTTGTTGAGTCTTAACATTAGAATCCCTTTTTTTTCTACTctgcttcttttattttattttattttctaaacaaTTCATATGCAATATAATCATTCTCGGTGTATTGTCAATTTTATAACTGTAATAGTAGATTGATGATTTGAATGACAAGCTAAATggatattctattaatttaactTCCTTCTAATTGCATTTGAGCTGATTGGTGTTGCTTACACTTTTTACTTTTACCTTTTTTTCCCCTTCATTCTGTCAGAAATTGCATGTAAGTCCATTTATTAGTGTCAAGGTGCATAAAATCTCTTAGATGACTTACAAATTAAGGGGAGTAAAGTCTCATTGAGATGCATGATTTTGAGTTAGTTCGTGTTAATGTAGATGATGAATGTACAATCTTCCAATGACTTCCATTATGTTATTTTCTGAGACGGGTTTATTTGAAATCGGTATTCATTCGAACATAGGTCTCACAGTttacatctctctctctctctctctctctctctctctctctctctctcaaactaTATTTTGGAAGCTTTTGGTCCTAAACATTTTTAGCCCAAAATAAGTTCATCCAAATACACAAGTTATTTTCTATCAGTAATTTATTGGTTTAGCATTTTGAATTTTTCATTCAGTTATTAACATCAACAACTGAAACATTCATCGCGGAAAATAATTGATTCAAGCTGTCAATCTTAAATTGTGTCCTGATTCTGGAAGTAGAAGTTCTTCTAGCCTTATGATGCCTCTTTAAGAGAAAGTAGATAGAGATTAAGGTAACTTATTCAAAATTCTGTGAGCATGAGCGACCAAAAGTTGGAAAATTAGATCAGCTGTAATAAGGTTCACTCTGTTGAATTGTGGATTGAGGAGAATCCTGTATGAAGTTGATATAGATCGAACTGAAATTAGAGACCCTTTTCCTTTGTTGTACTTAAAACATTCTAGTTTAGTTGTACAACAATCTGGAAACATCACatttggggtttgtcaacctatATATCAGAATGAATTCCTTTTTGTGTTCATGTTCTGAAAAGTTAAGGATACACAATTATGCAATCACCACTGAATGTTCAGAGAGCTAACGAATCCTTTCTGCAATTATCTTTGTAACATCAAAGGACATGAGGATCAAAACAGTACTGCCAGGATATTTCATGGGCTCCCTAGGCTCTTTCACAGATTTGTCAATTGATACGGTTGATATGGGCCACAGTAAGCCTTTTCAGTTAATAGCAGTCATTGTGTCGAACAACAGTTACATCTTTTGCATATCAAGTCAATTCTTAGTTGAGATTAGCTCCATTTCAACATTTGAGGATTGAAGCAAGCATTAAGTTCTCAGATTATTAGGTTGACATCCATATTAGTTTCAAAACATTCTTTATGGTGGCCAGCTGTGTAGATTTGTTTCGAAGTGGATGCAGCACGGTATATACCCTAGTGTCTAGCAGAACCTCATTATTAAGATTCTTCTATAATTCTGAACACATGGTTTTCTGCATGCATTTATAGGTTTCAGAATATTGTGTGGGGCTGCGGTCTGCCCAGGTCCTAATACATGCTTTAAGAAAGAGAGTTGCTAAGTGTAGCACTAGATGAAAGACTTGCAATTTCCGACATTGCCTTTTACCTTCTCTTTTTTGTGTTGCGTATGTGTCATCGGTTTCCTGGGATGGAACGAAGATGGTTAGCTCAAGGGTGTAGGTGAAGCAGAGCCTGGTGGAGTTTTCATCATGTAAACAAACAATCCTTATTGTGATCTTAGTTCCAATTTGAGCTAAGCTTCTCCGGAAtcaactttttgttttttttttgttttttttggttTCACTAATTACAAATATATGCTCATATTTTGAATATTCCGCGGAATTAAAAGTGCTTCGTCATTGTGTTGCTTTTGCTACAAATCTGTTGgtttgttttagttattttcatcCTTTTCACATTCCTACCATTTCATTCTAGGTTTCTAAGTTATGCTGCAACTGTTTTTAACATTCACTATGAATCGAATGCAGGAAGAGCTTGAACAACTTGAAAGGATGGATAAAGCATCTGCACCATGCAAAGAGTAAGcttggaaacaaaaaaaaaacaaaaagactaTTGCACATTCAATTCTAGTATATAACTCCTAACTTCCAAATGGTACTTTGTTTTTTGCAGAACACTCAGTAATGTGGAAACAAGACCCGATCCGTTACTACCAACGTAAAAATCTCCCTATAGCTTCATCTGTTTCAGTTGCATCAACTGTTTGAGAATTGTGTTCTAACAGAAGTTATGTTCATTCTAATTTGGCAGAACTATTGGCCCCCTAAATCCTTCATGGGATCGATGGTTTGAAGGCCCTCAAGAATCTAAAGGCTGCAGGTGCTGGATTCTCTGATGATCGATGGATACCTGCTATATTTCATTGACCAAGACCTCACCAAACACATTGCTACAGTTTtaccctttcttttcttttttccttttttctttttcacccaCCTTCTTTGATCCAGGATTGAGCAGAGAATTTGAGAGTTTTGAAACAGTATTGTTATTGGCAAATTTTAATGGAATGCTTCCTTGTGCAGATGACAATTTATAGTATAAACATAGCTATATGTGCTTCAGATCATAATTACCAATAccttaatgattatttgagattttttctttccttttcaccaCCATTGAATGTATGGTAAATAGAGTTTCAGTTTGATGATGCCTTTTGTTAAACGTTATACTTCACTTATTGAAAAAAAGAAACTGAAACCAATGTACAATTAGCTTGTGTGATTCTCAAGTATAAAATGATACACAGATTCTTTATCACTCAACACATGAAAAATTGAATCTCATCCAAAAGACTAGAGTAACCCTTGTACAATCATGTTGGCACTTTGCCAGTTACTCGGCCGGCGATCCATCCAAGACCATCATACAACCCTTCTCCGGTGAGGGCACAGCAAGCTTGTATATGCCAATCATGATCCTTGATACTGTGAAGAGATAGCGCATCAGTGATCTCTGCAGGGGTCATAGCATCCTTGATATCTTGTTTATTAGCGAAGACAAGAATGATAGAATGCTGCAATTCATCATGCCCCAGCAATCTGAAAAGTTCGTCTTTCATGATAGAGATCCTCGCTCTATCGCTACTGTCTATCACAGCAATTACTGCATGCGTTCCTCGGTAATATGTTGCCCATGATGTTCGGAGTCTTTCTTGTCCGCCGAGATCCCAGACCTGAAATGAATGACACAGAAAGAAGTACGTAAATAGATTGTAACAAAGAAGTGACAAAATCAAATAAAGGCCAAATCATTTATGAACTATGACAAAACAGAGGTTATATCGACAAAGACATCCTACTTCACATATAGAAGCAAGAGACAATATCGAATCGAAAAAATGACCGATTGCCTTGGAGTCAGAGAATCAAGGAAGGCAAACATTCCTTTGGagataaaacataacaaaaagaagtaaaaatattgTGACAGGGTTGTGCCTGGTCCAGTGGTCCATCTATTTATAATCCAATTCTTCCGTGCCAAGAAAGATTTAGAAGAAATTAATACTTACCATGTTTGGATACCCTAAAGCATTCTATTAGAAATCACGTTTATGTTCGACTTCAAACTGGAAAAATTGAAAAGAACAACAGAAAACGTTTTCTTAAACCAAACAGACCCTAAATATCTCTTAATATATTCACCTATAGTTTCTCTAAACCTTGCTAAAACCTTTAGCTATTTAAGTATACTCCATCTTCTACAAGCCTTCTGCATCAATAAAACTGACTCCGcctattatttctatttcatcAGACCAGTGAGAGGCTAAGAAGCAAcattatatatacacacacactaaCAATGCTAAATACAGAAACATGGAATGGAAGCATTGAAGCAAGATAAGCACATTAAAGCAAAGTGAATGGTGTGAATTGATGAAAGAAGGTTAAGTAAGTGAAAGGCACCTCGAATCGAATGTTCTTGTAGACAACCTCTTCAACATTGCTACCAACAGTAGGGTTGGTAGTGACAACCTCACCAAGATGCAACTTGTAAAGGGTAGTGGTCTTCCCAGCATTAtccaaaccaacaacaacaatctTATACTCCTTTGCAGGGAACAACATGAACCAGAACCGCGATGCCATTGCCCCCATCTTCTTCCAATTCCTCTATCTGCTCAAACACTTTGAGACTATTAATCTAAATCAAACACCAATTCTGTTAAAACCCCATTAATTACGAACACAAAAGGGTATGTGAAAATCTAAACTATCACGAAAAAAGCATGCAACTTGCACCGAATCAAATCAAATGAATTTTAAGGGTTAGCAGATCGATAATATAATTCGgatcaattaatattatttagtatCGATAATATATCTGAGTATTTATAACCagactctgataccatgttaaaaAGAAGAGATCAAACTGGAgaaaggatttgtgtattattgagtctattcaagttgtctattcaagttgtgtttgaaataatacaatataaaagagtatttataggtactaagagaatcgtaataataaagacgtaatctcctataataaatactcagatatactaaataatactaattgatcctaattgatcctaattatattctaacagatCAAATGCCAAAATATAAAAAGGGCATGAAGGAGAAAACAAAATCGAAAAAACCATGGTTTGTCTTGGCAAACATaaaatttatctttgataaaattcaaaagatgtgttcgatttaaaataagataagatattaaggGCCCGTTTGTAAACTttagaagtaatttttttttatttttgacttatgaaaagtagtagtattaatgtctggtccaatttttaaaattaaattacaattttttaagaagttatttagaagcttatagagaagttaaaaaaatgacttctctcataatacttttacttttcattatatttctataaaataaatacttttagaattaaaaatccaaacacaaaataacttatttataagttacttttaacagaattatttattgtttaagttatttaatCAAAAGTAGCTTAATTAAGTTCGTTATCAAGGGCCTAAATGATTGATATCATTGCTTAGATAAATGATATAACTGATTAAAAGATTTAGATATGAATGATAAATGAAATGGTACTTGAAACTTGACTTCCCgaaaattagtatatataggagagtaTGGGTTCTTTCAAATAAGAAATGCAAAGTGATAATTATAATCCAAGAATGATGataaagaagagaaagagttGCTGCTTGCATTTGAGATTGAGAAGTGGAGCGGAATGCGATTCTTGTGATCAAGAAAATTATGATTCTTTCACTTGCTTATCAATGGCGGTGGATGCATGTCGTGAACAAACCTCTTCATGTTTGGAGAGAAtcaagaagagaaaaagggaagaaaacaagaAACCGTCGTTTTCATGGGGATGTTCAACTGAGCTAATGATGTATGACGATCCATGGAAGCTGAAGAAGGTGCTGAACAGCAGCGACGTGGGGAGCTTGAGTAGGCTGTTGCTTCCGAAGGAGATGGCGGAGCCGCTGGTGGCAGCGGTGTTGGGGTACGACGAGAACCAGAAAGAAGGAATGGAGGTCGAGATATGGGACGTTGACACACAGTCAATGCACAGTCTTGTGTTCAAGAGATGGGGTTCTTCTAGAAGCTATGTCTTCATGGCCAATTGGATTAAAGACTTTGTCAAAAGAAGGTCTCTCAAGTCCGGCCATGAGGTTGCCTTCCACTGGAATCCTTACGCCAACCGCTTTCATTTTTCTGTTCTCAAGGCTGCCACAGAGGAGGATTTCTCAAACTGAACTATTTGCTTTGGAAGAGGAGATGGAATTTCGGAGGGAGacgaaaggaggaagaagagaagagattcTTTTATTATTACATTTGTTAGTGTAAATTTTGCAGAAAGAACATgtctctttttcattctttttaggCAAAATTTTTCAGTAGTCTACCTTCTTTTACTTTCTCTTCTTCAATCCTTGTTTCTTATTATCATTAACACAAAATTGAACTATACAAAACTTTTTTTTGCAGACTTGCCTTGTAACAGATATAtattatatttcttttctttctctctttctctttgttaAGGGTAAAATTATAACTAACTAATACCTTTCATAACATTCAGAATGATACTTAGAGGTTTTTTGGCGTTACTGGTAATATTATTAAGTTATTAAAAGATCGAGTCTTAATTTTGCATTATTTAAAACTAGTGGAAATTTATTCTGTATGATGTTTAGTTTGTTCTTAATCCAAACTTGGTCCCTGCAGACTGGCAGACCAAACAACGTTTGTTAGGTTTTATAATTAAAGCtaaagattaaaaattatttgGATAAGTTATACTGAAACCAGAATCGAGTAAATCTGGTTTAAGTCAAAAACAACTATGGGATTTTCTCACTCTAATGTGATCCTTTGTTCTATTATGCCATGCTGCATAATTTATAGGGTTACAAGTCCAGGGTTGGTAGCTCTCAAAACAAGTTCGGCATGATCAAGCTCTCTAACTGACATTGTTTTGTGCATGTGTGTTTAGGTTTTAGTAGTGGCAATTATAAATAAATTGCAAATGTTGATTCCTAATCTACACTTTGCTTTATTATTCCAATACTTGCCTCTTGGTTTGGGTGGATCTCTGTCTAAGTGTAAAGAAGAAAGCCTAACAGCAGTAAGGAAATAGTAGCCAACATCTTAGGTGAATGACAGCAATATAGTAATGTATTTTACagttttatgataaattttatacGTAGCTTTCTTGCTTGACAAGTTATGCGGTTGACACTTTGTTTCGCCTGTGTATACTAGTCATGATGCTTCCTCCATCTGACTCTCTACATTGTTGCAGATGCCAAAGGAGCATGATTTAGTTTCATTGCATACTCAATTCCAACATCATCCTGTTGCAGCTACAAAGGACCTAGTTGAACaaaacttccaagatggtggtaTGGACAATGATGACCCACATAATGTTGAATCCGGAGAATTAAAGAAGCTCGATAGTTTTGTAATTTATGTTATTTCGGAATAAGAATTTAAATTGTGATTTGTGTAATTTTAGAATAGGCATTTGAAGGGGTATTTGTATAATTTTGCAACCATCTAATGACATTAGACAAAGAATTGGTATGGAATTTTCTCCTTTAATTGACCATGATAAAAGTCCATCAAGGAATTTTCTCCTTCTagcttcaaaaaataaaataaaataaaaaagagagtacggtgtttttttttttttaaagtattctAGCTATTTAACATCCAAACATAAAACAAATTCTATCATAATCGATTTTAAAATTTCAAGTATATTGTATACATATATAGTCAACTATTGAATAATCTTTCATAACTAATCCAAAGACACTTGTTCGGCTTGAATGGTCGACTCTTCAAGGTATAAATGATACATATACTTTTGTAACTGATCAGTAATCACATCAATTCAGTACATGAAAAATGCATCTCGTTGAAAAGACTCCAGCAAATCCTACAATCATGATGGTGCCTTGCCGGTTACTCGCCCGGCAATCCATCCGAGACCATCATACAACCCTTCTCCAGTGAGGGCACAACATGCTTGTATATGCCAATCATGATCCTTGATGCTGTGAAGAGATAGCGCATCGGTGATCTCAGCAGGTGTCATGGCATCCTTGATATCTTGTTTATTGGCAAAGACGAGGATGACTGAGTGCTGCAATTCGTCGTGCCCCAGCAACCTGAAAAGTTCATCCTTCATAATAGAGAT
This window harbors:
- the LOC112775516 gene encoding guanine nucleotide-binding protein subunit gamma 2 isoform X1 — translated: MRMLCFCSVEERLGKTLALVVRHRVIRLSQITSDDLPRKMQSSGPESTSPITNRVQSLSSAETRGKHRVHAEVKRLEQEARFLEEELEQLERMDKASAPCKETLSNVETRPDPLLPTTIGPLNPSWDRWFEGPQESKGCRCWIL
- the LOC112775516 gene encoding guanine nucleotide-binding protein subunit gamma 2 isoform X2 encodes the protein MQSSGPESTSPITNRVQSLSSAETRGKHRVHAEVKRLEQEARFLEEELEQLERMDKASAPCKETLSNVETRPDPLLPTTIGPLNPSWDRWFEGPQESKGCRCWIL
- the LOC112775515 gene encoding uncharacterized protein, with product MGAMASRFWFMLFPAKEYKIVVVGLDNAGKTTTLYKLHLGEVVTTNPTVGSNVEEVVYKNIRFEVWDLGGQERLRTSWATYYRGTHAVIAVIDSSDRARISIMKDELFRLLGHDELQHSIILVFANKQDIKDAMTPAEITDALSLHSIKDHDWHIQACCALTGEGLYDGLGWIAGRVTGKVPT
- the LOC112779271 gene encoding B3 domain-containing protein At2g33720-like; this translates as MAVDACREQTSSCLERIKKRKREENKKPSFSWGCSTELMMYDDPWKLKKVLNSSDVGSLSRLLLPKEMAEPLVAAVLGYDENQKEGMEVEIWDVDTQSMHSLVFKRWGSSRSYVFMANWIKDFVKRRSLKSGHEVAFHWNPYANRFHFSVLKAATEEDFSN